A genome region from Bufo gargarizans isolate SCDJY-AF-19 chromosome 2, ASM1485885v1, whole genome shotgun sequence includes the following:
- the LOC122926834 gene encoding uncharacterized protein LOC122926834, with the protein MNDGNKKIPNLSNQEIAAIKSLQKNDAITIRPADKGGAIVILNTEDYNRECCRQLTDVEVYTRLTMDPINEFYPQLVKLCEKGAGANILLESEAKFILNTQCRLPVFNYLPKVDKCLTAPPGRPIISGINSLTANLSQYVDHQLQPIVKDTKCYLKNTTQIIKILENLTIDHDCTLSTLDVQSLYTSIRHEQGLQALSSQMHKSGRFKSIQIDFILEAVNFILKHNYFVFNTDFFLQKSGTAMGTRFAPSYANIFMSDWEDEVILPKLGADLVLWKRYIDDVVFIWRGSDLALNSFLAEINRNNLNLHFTSNISKTHIEF; encoded by the coding sequence ATGAATGATGGGAATAAGAAAATACCAAATCTCTCCAATCAGGAAATTGCAGCTATTAAATCGCTCCAGAAGAATGATGCGATCACTATTCGCCCCGCGGATAAAGGCGGAGCAATAGTCATCCTCAATACGGAGGATTATAATAGAGAATGCTGCAGACAACTGACAGATGTGGAAGTTTATACTAGACTGACTATGGATCCAATTAATGAATTTTATCCACAGCTGGTCAAACTATGTGAGAAGGGGGCTGGTGCGAACATCCTATTGGAGAGTGAGGCGAAATTTATATTAAATACGCAATGTAGACTTCCGGTTTTTAACTATCTACCGAAGGTAGATAAATGTCTCACAGCACCTCCTGGTCGTCCCATAATTTCTGGGATTAATTCCCTGACGGCCAATCTCTCACAATATGTTGATCACCAACTGCAGCCGATAGTAAAAGATACAAAATGCTATTTAAAGAAtaccacacaaataattaaaattCTGGAAAATCTTACAATTGACCATGACTGTACACTTAGTACGTTGGATGTTCAATCTTTGTATACATCCATTAGACACGAGCAAGGACTACAGGCATTGTCATCTCAAATGCACAAAAGTGGCCGGTTTAAAtccatacagatagattttatactGGAGGCAGTGAATTTTATTCTTAagcacaattattttgtgtttaacacagatttttttttacagaagtctggtaccgcgatgggcaccagattcgcccccagttatgcaaatatATTTATGTCGGATTGGGAGGATGAAGTTATCCTGCCAAAACTGGGggcggatctggtgctctggaaaCGGTATATAGACGATGTCGTTTTTATTTGGAGGGGGTCAGATCTGGCATTGAATTCTTTTTTAGCCGAGATTAATCGCAATAATTTGAACCTCCATTTTACATCCAACATCAGTAAAACTCATATTgaattttaa